From Hyphomicrobiales bacterium 4NK60-0047b, the proteins below share one genomic window:
- a CDS encoding dihydrofolate reductase, giving the protein MHISFVVAVAENGIIGNGNDLPWRLPSDLKRFRKLTMGKPIVMGRKTFLSIGKPLDGRANIILSRNQGFSADGAFVVKSVEDALELGSREAQAANATEIMIIGGAEIYKAFMPHATRLYYTQVHASPSGDASFPELDLLLWREVSRELVNANEKDCYDFSNIFYEKNASNT; this is encoded by the coding sequence ATGCATATTTCATTTGTTGTCGCGGTTGCAGAAAATGGTATTATTGGGAATGGTAATGATTTGCCGTGGCGCCTTCCTTCTGATTTGAAGCGGTTTCGTAAGCTAACTATGGGCAAGCCAATTGTGATGGGGCGTAAGACCTTTCTTTCTATCGGCAAGCCCTTGGATGGCCGTGCCAATATTATTTTATCTCGTAATCAGGGGTTTTCTGCTGATGGCGCTTTTGTGGTGAAGAGTGTGGAAGATGCGCTTGAGCTAGGCTCGAGGGAAGCACAGGCCGCCAATGCGACTGAAATTATGATTATTGGTGGTGCTGAGATTTATAAAGCCTTTATGCCTCATGCTACCCGTCTATATTATACTCAGGTTCATGCAAGCCCATCTGGAGATGCGAGCTTCCCTGAATTGGATTTATTGCTTTGGCGGGAGGTTAGCCGTGAATTGGTTAATGCTAACGAAAAAGATTGTTA